The Streptomyces achromogenes genome window below encodes:
- a CDS encoding PucR family transcriptional regulator: protein MDSRTDYRFDSRSAGITVQRALELPGLRSGLPEIVAGGDRLERTVRWVHAGEVPHIASLLKGGELLLTTGYSLGTRPAEQRAFVRTLAERGIAALVIELGPRFTRLPSALVETARATGLPLVQLHREVAFVTVTEEIHTEIVNGHHALLQRAEEVHRRCTQALLGGGGIPQVLGILADFAGNPVFLETPDGQLLYAAGEGPQGADPLQVWEGLRGPHKDAPPPVGSVLVDVPGGGPGAGSVRARLVLLPVRAPLAPVHRIAADRTAGILAVVLMQARQEEELAARGRGDFLTDLAEGRIAEQDAPAQARVLGFRPGAGPLLPVVMRLGEGISPGAGWAVLARAVAEELASVGVPVLLGVRPVEGRVPVLLGLRAEQERPTVADRVAAALRAGVERAGMQRPGAQPPVVVVGMAGGWAAASAGLRHAAETATAAQGLPDRPWYDARRLDIDLLLWRLRGHPDLAAFVDRAIGPVRDHDRRSKPALLPTLETYLAHAGRKAETARELHLNRQTLYNRLARIGELLGTDLDDPQTVLALSLALRARRHLP from the coding sequence ATGGACAGCCGCACGGACTACCGTTTCGACAGCCGCAGCGCCGGCATCACCGTGCAGCGCGCTCTGGAACTGCCCGGCCTGCGCAGCGGGCTCCCGGAGATCGTCGCGGGCGGGGACCGGCTGGAGCGCACGGTGCGCTGGGTGCACGCCGGCGAGGTCCCGCACATCGCCTCCCTGCTCAAGGGCGGCGAGCTGCTGCTGACCACCGGCTACAGCCTCGGCACCCGCCCGGCCGAGCAGCGGGCGTTCGTGCGGACCCTGGCCGAGCGGGGCATCGCGGCCCTGGTGATCGAGCTGGGCCCGCGCTTCACCCGGCTGCCCTCGGCCCTGGTGGAGACCGCGCGGGCCACCGGCCTCCCCCTCGTCCAACTGCACCGGGAGGTGGCGTTCGTGACGGTCACGGAGGAGATCCACACCGAGATCGTCAACGGCCACCACGCACTGCTCCAACGCGCCGAGGAGGTGCACCGGCGCTGCACTCAGGCCCTGCTCGGCGGCGGCGGGATCCCGCAGGTGCTGGGCATCCTGGCGGACTTCGCCGGCAATCCGGTGTTCCTGGAGACTCCCGACGGCCAGCTGCTGTACGCGGCCGGCGAGGGACCGCAGGGAGCCGATCCGCTCCAGGTGTGGGAGGGGCTGCGCGGCCCGCACAAGGACGCCCCGCCGCCCGTCGGCTCGGTGCTGGTGGACGTGCCCGGGGGCGGGCCGGGGGCGGGTTCGGTACGCGCCCGGCTCGTGCTGCTGCCTGTGCGCGCCCCTCTCGCACCGGTGCACCGGATCGCCGCCGACCGGACGGCCGGGATCCTGGCCGTGGTGCTGATGCAGGCCCGTCAGGAGGAGGAGCTCGCCGCGCGCGGCCGGGGCGACTTCCTGACGGACCTCGCCGAGGGGCGGATCGCCGAGCAGGACGCTCCGGCGCAGGCACGGGTTCTCGGGTTCCGGCCCGGCGCCGGCCCGTTGCTGCCGGTCGTCATGCGGCTGGGCGAGGGGATCTCGCCTGGTGCGGGCTGGGCGGTACTGGCCCGGGCGGTCGCCGAGGAGCTGGCGTCGGTGGGCGTGCCGGTGCTGCTGGGCGTGCGGCCGGTGGAGGGCCGGGTGCCGGTGCTGCTGGGCCTGCGCGCGGAGCAGGAGCGCCCGACGGTGGCGGACCGGGTAGCGGCGGCGCTGCGGGCGGGCGTGGAGCGGGCCGGGATGCAGCGGCCGGGCGCCCAGCCGCCGGTGGTCGTCGTCGGGATGGCGGGCGGGTGGGCTGCCGCGTCGGCGGGACTGCGGCACGCGGCGGAGACGGCGACGGCCGCGCAGGGTCTGCCGGACCGGCCCTGGTACGACGCCCGCCGCCTGGACATCGACCTGCTGCTGTGGCGGTTGCGCGGCCATCCGGACCTCGCGGCCTTCGTCGACCGGGCGATCGGCCCGGTCCGCGACCACGACCGCCGCTCCAAGCCCGCGCTGCTGCCGACCCTGGAGACCTACCTGGCCCATGCCGGACGCAAGGCGGAGACGGCCCGCGAACTGCATCTGAACCGCCAGACGCTCTACAACCGCCTCGCCCGCATCGGCGAGCTGCTCGGCACCGATCTGGACGACCCGCAGACGGTCCTGGCGTTGAGCCTGGCCCTGCGGGCGCGCAGGCACCTGCCCTGA
- a CDS encoding glycosyltransferase family 4 protein translates to MSSPSPRGQSSLRTVQVLGGGNAGSSAHVRSLAAGLVARGVRVTVCAPVEADHAYGFTGAGAEHVHVPRRSDPGSVAALRAACTGADLVHAHGLHASFRAVLALSGRATPLVVTWHNRAHAEGARAHLLRLLERRVARTAAVVLGTTSDLVDRARRTGARDARLAAVALPGPRRDEGREEDAELSASKLRAELGAVGRPLLMAVGSLDRHRGHGLLLDAARAWRRLDCAPLVVIAGEGPQWAELQGRIEDERLPVRLLGRRDDASELLAAADLALLPGGGESRSVLAQEALHARVPLVAALTGGVRELVGDAAELVPAGDADAFSAAVVRLLDDPGRCERLRDLGTRQTATWPTEDETVAQVLSVYDELTQPRPMI, encoded by the coding sequence GTGAGCAGCCCCTCACCGCGCGGCCAGTCGTCGCTGCGCACCGTCCAGGTGCTCGGCGGAGGCAACGCCGGCAGCAGCGCACACGTGCGCTCCCTGGCAGCGGGGCTCGTCGCGCGGGGCGTGCGGGTGACGGTGTGCGCCCCCGTCGAAGCCGATCACGCCTACGGCTTCACCGGTGCCGGCGCCGAACACGTGCACGTGCCGCGCAGGAGCGATCCGGGGTCCGTGGCGGCACTCCGCGCGGCCTGCACGGGCGCCGACCTCGTCCACGCGCACGGACTGCACGCCTCCTTCCGCGCCGTCCTCGCGCTCAGCGGCCGCGCCACCCCGCTCGTCGTCACCTGGCACAACCGCGCGCACGCCGAGGGCGCCCGCGCCCACCTGCTGCGGCTGCTGGAGCGCCGGGTCGCGAGGACGGCCGCCGTCGTCCTCGGCACCACCTCCGACCTCGTCGACCGCGCCCGGCGCACGGGAGCCCGTGACGCGCGGCTCGCCGCCGTGGCGCTGCCCGGCCCCCGCCGGGACGAGGGCCGGGAGGAGGACGCCGAGCTGTCGGCCTCCAAGCTGCGAGCCGAACTGGGCGCCGTGGGCCGCCCTTTGCTCATGGCGGTCGGCTCCCTGGACCGTCACCGCGGCCACGGCCTCCTGCTGGACGCCGCCCGCGCATGGCGCCGGCTCGACTGCGCGCCCCTGGTGGTGATCGCGGGCGAGGGCCCGCAGTGGGCGGAGCTCCAAGGCCGCATCGAGGACGAGCGACTGCCGGTCCGGCTGCTCGGCCGGCGGGACGACGCGAGCGAGCTGCTCGCCGCCGCCGACCTCGCCCTCCTGCCCGGCGGCGGGGAGTCGCGGTCCGTCCTGGCGCAGGAGGCCCTCCACGCGCGCGTGCCGCTCGTCGCGGCGCTGACCGGCGGTGTCCGCGAACTCGTCGGGGACGCGGCAGAACTGGTGCCCGCCGGCGACGCGGACGCCTTCTCCGCCGCCGTCGTACGCCTCCTCGACGATCCCGGACGGTGCGAGCGGCTGCGGGACCTCGGCACCCGGCAGACCGCCACCTGGCCCACCGAGGACGAGACCGTCGCCCAGGTCCTCAGCGTCTACGACGAGTTGACGCAGCCCCGGCCCATGATCTGA
- the recN gene encoding DNA repair protein RecN, whose amino-acid sequence MRIRSLGVIDDAVVELSPGFTAVTGETGAGKTMVVTSLGLLLGGRADPALVRIGAEKAVVEGRIALPADSSVVVRAEEAGAELDDGALLISRTVSAEGRSRAHVGGRSVPMGVLAELADELVAVHGQTDQQGLLKLSRQRQALDRYAGDAVTVPLAKYTEAYRRLRAVAGELEEIVTRARERAQEADMLRFGLDEIAGVEPRAGEDVELAEEAERLGHAEALSSAATAAHAALAANPEDPEGIDAATLVAGAQRALEAVRSHDPALAALADRIGEIGILLGDVAGELAGYADDLDADPLRLSAVEERRAALTALTRKYGQDVNSVLAWAEQSASRLTELDGDDERIDELTAERDALRAELGGLAQALTDARTEAAEQFAAAVTAELASLAMPHARVSFAIRQTEDPEGVEVGGRPVAYGPAGVDEVELLLAPHPGAPPRPIAKGASGGELSRVMLAVEVVFAGTDPVPTYLFDEVDAGVGGKAAVEIGRRLARLARTAQVVVVTHLPQVAAFADRQLLVEKTSDGTVTRSGVKVLEGEERIRELSRMLAGQEDSETARAHAEELLATARGDG is encoded by the coding sequence ATGCGGATACGGTCGCTCGGAGTCATCGACGACGCGGTCGTCGAGCTGTCGCCGGGGTTCACCGCGGTCACGGGCGAGACGGGCGCGGGCAAGACCATGGTCGTCACCAGCCTCGGGCTGCTGCTGGGCGGGCGTGCCGATCCCGCGCTCGTGCGGATCGGCGCGGAGAAGGCGGTGGTCGAGGGGCGGATCGCCCTGCCCGCCGACTCCTCGGTGGTCGTCCGGGCCGAGGAGGCCGGGGCCGAGCTCGACGACGGGGCGCTGCTCATCAGCCGTACCGTTTCCGCTGAAGGGCGGTCGCGGGCGCACGTGGGCGGGCGGAGCGTGCCCATGGGCGTGCTCGCCGAGCTCGCGGACGAGCTGGTGGCCGTGCACGGGCAGACGGACCAGCAGGGGCTGCTGAAGCTGTCCCGGCAGCGGCAGGCGCTCGACCGGTACGCGGGCGACGCGGTGACCGTGCCGCTCGCCAAGTACACGGAGGCCTACCGGCGGCTGCGAGCGGTGGCCGGCGAGCTGGAGGAGATCGTCACGCGCGCGCGTGAGCGGGCCCAGGAGGCCGACATGCTGCGCTTCGGCCTCGACGAGATCGCCGGCGTCGAGCCGCGCGCCGGTGAGGACGTGGAGCTCGCGGAGGAGGCCGAGCGGCTCGGGCACGCGGAGGCGCTGTCCTCGGCCGCCACGGCCGCCCACGCCGCTCTCGCCGCCAACCCCGAGGACCCCGAGGGCATCGACGCGGCCACGCTCGTCGCGGGCGCACAGCGGGCCCTGGAGGCCGTCAGGTCGCACGACCCGGCGCTGGCGGCGCTCGCCGACCGGATCGGGGAGATCGGGATTCTGCTGGGCGACGTGGCCGGGGAACTGGCCGGGTACGCGGACGACCTCGACGCCGATCCGCTGCGGCTGTCGGCCGTGGAGGAGCGGCGGGCCGCGCTCACCGCGCTCACCCGCAAGTACGGGCAGGACGTGAACTCCGTCCTCGCGTGGGCCGAGCAGAGCGCCTCGCGGCTCACCGAACTGGACGGCGACGACGAACGGATCGACGAGCTGACCGCCGAGCGGGACGCCCTGCGAGCCGAACTGGGCGGGCTGGCGCAGGCGCTGACGGACGCGCGCACGGAGGCCGCGGAGCAGTTCGCCGCCGCGGTGACCGCCGAGCTGGCGTCGCTGGCTATGCCGCACGCGCGCGTGTCCTTCGCGATCCGGCAGACCGAGGACCCGGAGGGTGTCGAGGTCGGCGGACGTCCGGTCGCCTACGGGCCGGCCGGCGTGGACGAGGTGGAGCTGCTGCTCGCCCCGCACCCCGGCGCGCCGCCGCGGCCCATCGCCAAGGGCGCGTCCGGCGGTGAGCTGTCACGGGTGATGCTGGCCGTGGAGGTCGTGTTCGCGGGGACGGACCCGGTTCCGACGTATCTCTTCGACGAGGTGGACGCGGGCGTAGGCGGCAAGGCGGCCGTGGAGATCGGCCGGCGGCTGGCGCGGCTCGCGAGGACGGCGCAGGTCGTGGTCGTCACCCACCTTCCGCAGGTCGCGGCGTTCGCCGACCGGCAGTTGCTGGTGGAGAAGACCAGCGACGGCACGGTGACCCGGTCCGGGGTGAAGGTCCTGGAGGGCGAGGAGCGCATCCGCGAGCTGTCCCGCATGCTCGCCGGCCAGGAGGACTCCGAGACGGCCAGGGCCCACGCGGAGGAGCTCCTCGCCACCGCTCGGGGGGACGGGTAG
- a CDS encoding NAD kinase produces the protein MTLNRARTVFLLAHTGRPAAIRSAELVVKGLLREGIGVRVLEYEAADLPLPDEVELVSEATPQCLEGCELLIVLGGDGTLLRGAEFARASGVPMLGVNLGSVGFLAEAERDDLDKVVDRVVTKSYEVEERMTVDVIVHRNGDIVHTDWALNEAAVQKAGAEKLLEVVLEIDGRPVTGFGCDGIVLSTPTGSTAYAFSAGGPVVWPEVEALLMVPISAHALFAKPLVTSPNSVLAVELLPHIPPGVLWCDGRRTFELPPGARVEVRRGSVPVRLARLHHASFTDRLVAKFALPVSGWRGARH, from the coding sequence GTGACTCTGAACCGAGCTCGTACTGTTTTCCTGCTCGCCCACACCGGGCGGCCGGCGGCCATCCGCAGTGCCGAACTGGTCGTCAAGGGGCTGCTGCGGGAGGGCATCGGGGTGCGCGTCCTCGAGTACGAGGCCGCCGACCTGCCGCTGCCGGACGAGGTGGAGCTGGTCTCCGAGGCCACCCCGCAGTGCCTCGAGGGCTGCGAGCTGCTGATCGTGCTGGGCGGCGACGGCACACTGCTGCGCGGTGCGGAGTTCGCCCGGGCCTCCGGGGTGCCGATGCTCGGCGTCAACCTCGGCTCCGTCGGCTTCCTGGCGGAGGCCGAGCGCGACGACCTGGACAAGGTCGTCGACCGGGTGGTGACGAAGTCGTACGAGGTCGAGGAGCGGATGACCGTCGACGTCATCGTGCACCGCAACGGCGACATCGTGCACACCGACTGGGCGCTGAACGAGGCGGCGGTGCAGAAGGCCGGCGCCGAGAAGCTGCTGGAGGTCGTGCTGGAGATCGACGGGCGGCCGGTCACCGGGTTCGGCTGCGACGGCATCGTCCTGTCGACCCCGACCGGCTCCACGGCGTACGCGTTCTCGGCCGGCGGGCCTGTGGTGTGGCCCGAGGTCGAGGCCCTGCTGATGGTGCCGATCAGCGCGCACGCGCTGTTCGCCAAGCCCCTGGTGACCTCGCCGAACTCGGTGCTCGCGGTGGAGCTGCTGCCGCACATCCCGCCCGGCGTCCTGTGGTGCGACGGGCGGCGGACCTTCGAGCTGCCTCCGGGCGCCCGGGTCGAGGTGCGGCGGGGCAGTGTGCCGGTGCGGCTGGCGCGGCTGCACCACGCCTCCTTCACGGACCGTCTCGTGGCGAAGTTCGCGCTGCCGGTGTCCGGGTGGCGCGGGGCGCGGCACTGA
- a CDS encoding TlyA family RNA methyltransferase encodes MAGVARRRLDAELVRRKLARSREHAGQLIAAGRVTVGKTVATKPATQVETAAAIVVSVDADDPDYVSRGGHKLAGALEAFVPRGLVVKGRRALDAGASTGGFTDVLLRAGAAHVVAVDVGYGQLAWSLQSDERVTVKDRTNVRELTLEAIDGEPVDLVVGDLSFIPLGLVLPALARCTGPDADLVMMVKPQFEVGKERLGSGGVVRSPQLRAEAVRGVAGKAWDLGLGVRGVTASPLPGPSGNVEYFLWLRAGAPVLDPADVDRAVAEGPR; translated from the coding sequence ATCGCCGCCGGGCGGGTCACCGTCGGCAAGACCGTCGCGACCAAACCGGCCACGCAGGTGGAGACGGCGGCCGCGATCGTCGTCTCCGTCGACGCCGACGACCCCGACTACGTGTCCCGCGGCGGCCACAAGCTGGCCGGCGCGCTGGAGGCCTTCGTGCCGCGCGGACTGGTGGTGAAGGGGCGGCGGGCGCTGGACGCCGGAGCCTCGACCGGCGGGTTCACGGACGTGCTGCTGCGGGCCGGGGCCGCGCACGTGGTCGCCGTCGACGTCGGATACGGACAACTCGCCTGGTCTCTGCAGAGCGATGAACGCGTCACCGTCAAGGACCGTACGAACGTACGCGAGTTGACGCTTGAAGCGATCGATGGGGAGCCTGTGGATCTTGTCGTGGGGGACTTGTCCTTCATCCCGCTGGGGCTGGTGCTGCCGGCTCTGGCACGGTGCACCGGGCCGGACGCGGACCTGGTGATGATGGTCAAGCCGCAGTTCGAGGTGGGGAAGGAACGGCTCGGCAGCGGGGGCGTCGTGCGCAGTCCGCAGCTGCGGGCTGAGGCCGTGCGGGGGGTCGCCGGGAAGGCGTGGGACCTGGGGCTCGGGGTGCGGGGCGTCACCGCCAGTCCGCTGCCCGGGCCGTCGGGCAATGTCGAGTATTTTCTGTGGCTTCGGGCCGGGGCTCCTGTCCTCGACCCGGCCGACGTCGACCGTGCAGTTGCGGAGGGGCCGCGGTGA